From Candidatus Methylomirabilota bacterium, the proteins below share one genomic window:
- a CDS encoding amidohydrolase family protein — MSAAGATCLIRNIGTLVTGDCHRPLRPDDSIFVADGRIREIGTGLDRPADVVIDARGTTALPGLIDSHSHPTFGDFTPAQTALSWITHYLHGGVTALISAGELHLPGLPTPPDPRTALALAHLAKVCWDTLRPGGVKVYGGTLLLVPGLTEDDFAGVAAAGIRLVKFIFYDYRLPTGEAEGYVAWARARAIKVKLHSGGVSRSGVSQVAGAAIVKRLMPDIVAHVTGGPIPMPPGEIDEVVAETDCDLEICSSGNPRMVLHLMRAVRARDAFHRVLVGTDTPGGTGVIPRGMLREIAYLAAVAEVPPELAVAMATGNVARAHGLPQGILEEGRPADLVLLDRIPGSIARDALDAFARGDLPGISTVLIDGQPRVVGRSQQTPPPERPAIIRGPLDRQDA; from the coding sequence GTGAGCGCGGCGGGCGCGACCTGCCTGATCCGAAACATCGGCACGCTGGTCACGGGGGACTGCCACCGCCCCCTCCGGCCCGACGACTCGATCTTCGTCGCCGACGGCCGGATCCGCGAGATCGGCACGGGCCTCGACCGCCCCGCCGACGTGGTCATCGACGCCCGCGGGACTACCGCCCTCCCGGGACTGATCGACTCCCACTCGCATCCCACCTTCGGCGACTTCACGCCGGCCCAGACCGCGCTCTCCTGGATCACCCACTACCTCCACGGCGGGGTCACCGCGCTGATCTCGGCCGGTGAGCTCCACCTGCCCGGGCTCCCGACGCCTCCTGACCCGCGCACGGCCCTCGCCCTCGCCCACCTGGCCAAGGTCTGCTGGGATACCCTCCGGCCCGGCGGCGTGAAGGTCTACGGCGGCACGCTGCTGCTGGTCCCCGGGCTCACCGAAGACGACTTCGCCGGGGTGGCTGCGGCGGGCATCCGCCTGGTCAAGTTCATCTTCTACGACTACCGCCTCCCGACCGGGGAGGCCGAGGGGTACGTGGCGTGGGCCCGGGCCCGGGCGATCAAGGTGAAGCTCCACTCCGGCGGGGTCTCCCGCTCGGGCGTCAGTCAGGTCGCCGGCGCCGCGATCGTCAAGCGTCTCATGCCCGACATCGTGGCCCACGTCACCGGCGGCCCCATCCCGATGCCGCCCGGGGAGATCGACGAGGTCGTCGCCGAGACGGACTGCGATCTCGAGATCTGCAGCTCCGGCAATCCCCGGATGGTCCTCCACCTGATGCGAGCGGTGCGGGCGCGCGACGCGTTCCACCGGGTGCTCGTCGGGACCGACACCCCCGGCGGCACCGGCGTCATCCCGCGCGGGATGCTTCGCGAGATCGCGTATCTGGCGGCGGTCGCCGAGGTGCCGCCCGAGCTGGCCGTGGCCATGGCGACCGGCAACGTGGCGCGCGCCCACGGCTTGCCCCAGGGCATCCTGGAGGAAGGCCGGCCGGCCGATCTCGTCCTGCTCGACCGCATCCCGGGGTCCATCGCCCGCGACGCGCTCGACGCCTTCGCCCGGGGTGACCTGCCGGGCATCTCGACGGTGCTGATCGACGGCCAGCCGCGGGTCGTCGGCCGGAGCCAGCAGACGCCGCCCCCCGAGCGCCCGGCGATCATCCGCGGCCCGCTCGACCGCCAAGACGCATGA
- a CDS encoding LLM class flavin-dependent oxidoreductase, which translates to MRIGLHLTPFWSPTDRHPTRIFDEAIRVVAAAAGMGYAWVSIGHHLLSHPTVWPQPLPMLARLAPETGRLRLKTSMLLLPLVNPVEAAENIATLDHITHGRLDVGVAIGYREKELETVGLGRKDRVPKLEESLELMKRLWAGEEVTFDGRYTRATGGRMGFLPCQRPHPPLEMAAQSVGATRRAARLTDGVFFGPQLAWEAIATLAGVFRETRREAGAAAGTVCASRALIVGPSREAAVAAARAYLEKTFAMYRAWQMQEATMMALQLGFDAPLESWTVCGAPADCVETLAGARSMGVDGIGFTIYSLPPEATARVEYLQMIAEEILRPVGALPP; encoded by the coding sequence ATGCGCATCGGCCTCCACCTCACGCCGTTCTGGAGTCCGACCGACCGCCACCCGACCCGGATCTTCGACGAGGCGATCCGGGTCGTGGCGGCCGCCGCCGGGATGGGCTACGCCTGGGTCTCCATCGGTCACCACCTCCTCTCCCACCCGACCGTGTGGCCGCAGCCCTTGCCGATGCTGGCCCGGCTGGCGCCCGAGACAGGCCGTCTGCGGCTCAAGACCTCGATGCTGCTCCTGCCCCTCGTGAACCCCGTCGAGGCGGCCGAGAACATCGCCACCCTCGACCACATCACCCACGGGCGCCTCGACGTCGGCGTGGCCATCGGGTACCGCGAGAAGGAGCTCGAGACGGTAGGGCTCGGGCGCAAAGACCGCGTCCCGAAGCTCGAGGAGTCACTCGAGCTGATGAAGCGGCTCTGGGCGGGCGAGGAAGTGACGTTCGACGGCCGGTACACCCGGGCCACCGGGGGCCGGATGGGGTTCCTCCCCTGCCAGCGCCCGCACCCGCCGCTCGAGATGGCCGCCCAGAGCGTCGGCGCCACCCGCCGCGCGGCGCGCCTGACCGACGGCGTCTTCTTCGGGCCGCAGCTCGCCTGGGAGGCGATCGCCACGCTGGCCGGCGTCTTCCGCGAGACACGCCGCGAGGCCGGGGCGGCGGCCGGGACGGTCTGCGCCTCTCGCGCCCTCATCGTCGGCCCGAGCCGCGAGGCCGCCGTGGCGGCGGCCCGGGCGTACCTCGAGAAGACCTTCGCCATGTACCGGGCCTGGCAGATGCAAGAGGCGACGATGATGGCGCTCCAGCTGGGCTTCGACGCCCCGCTCGAGAGCTGGACCGTCTGCGGCGCTCCGGCCGACTGCGTCGAGACGCTCGCCGGCGCCCGGTCGATGGGCGTCGACGGGATCGGCTTCACGATCTACAGCCTGCCGCCAGAGGCGACGGCGCGCGTCGAATACCTGCAGATGATCGCGGAAGAGATCCTGCGCCCCGTCGGCGCCCTCCCGCCGTGA
- a CDS encoding transporter substrate-binding domain-containing protein yields the protein MRRWLDIVAGVSAVSLLLGLAAGAAAGTLDDVKKRGKLVAGVKTDFPPFGYVDAQGKNLGFDTELGHLFAQALLGDANKVEFVSVTSGNRIPFLQSGKIDIIIATVTITDERRQVVEFSDPYFLSGSLILVPRASTIGDVKDLNGKTVAVIQGAIQDQDLAQLAPQANRVKFGKVSEALLAVKGGRAEAYVHDDVLLLSLVKENPELKVVGKPFIPRPYGIAVRKGDTEFINWVNGQLQKTRADGTYDRLWKKYFGEVEANLVKP from the coding sequence ATGCGGCGGTGGCTCGACATCGTGGCCGGGGTCTCGGCCGTCAGCCTGCTGCTCGGACTGGCGGCGGGCGCGGCGGCCGGAACCCTCGACGACGTGAAGAAGCGTGGCAAGCTGGTGGCGGGCGTCAAGACCGACTTCCCGCCCTTCGGGTACGTGGATGCTCAGGGCAAGAACCTCGGCTTCGACACGGAGCTGGGGCACCTGTTCGCCCAGGCGCTGCTCGGCGATGCCAACAAAGTCGAGTTCGTCTCGGTCACCTCGGGGAACCGGATCCCGTTTCTCCAGAGCGGCAAGATCGACATCATCATCGCGACGGTGACGATCACCGATGAGCGCCGCCAGGTCGTCGAGTTCTCGGACCCTTACTTCCTCTCGGGCTCGCTCATCCTGGTGCCCAGGGCGAGCACCATCGGCGACGTGAAGGACCTCAACGGGAAGACGGTCGCGGTGATTCAGGGCGCCATCCAGGACCAGGACCTGGCCCAGCTGGCGCCGCAGGCCAACCGCGTGAAGTTCGGCAAGGTCTCCGAGGCTCTGCTGGCCGTGAAGGGCGGGCGAGCCGAGGCCTACGTCCACGACGACGTCCTGCTGCTCTCCCTCGTGAAGGAGAACCCCGAGCTGAAAGTGGTGGGCAAGCCGTTCATCCCGCGCCCGTACGGGATCGCGGTGCGCAAGGGCGACACCGAGTTCATCAACTGGGTGAACGGCCAGCTCCAGAAAACGCGCGCCGACGGCACCTACGACCGGCTCTGGAAGAAGTACTTCGGCGAAGTCGAGGCCAACCTCGTGAAGCCGTGA
- a CDS encoding amidohydrolase/deacetylase family metallohydrolase: MLIRGGTLVDPSQSLHARRDVRLVGGRVAEVGEALGPQPGEEVVEARGQLVLPGLIDLHVHVFPGGSHYGIDPDPHCLASGTTTVVDAGSAGAHTFPAFRRYVIEVAHTRIVPFLNVSVSGMLSPDVGELEDVRLLDKTAALRTIGAHRDLIQGVKVRLSRELVGANARIGLKTALEVSEAAELPLMVHVGDTPLPLTDILDELRPGDVLTHCFHGREEGILGAKGQVLAEARVAAGRGVNFDVGHGRGSFAFAVARRALAQGFRPGTISSDLHVYNVDGPVFDLATTMSKFLHLGLALDEVVEMTTAAPAQVLGKAAALGTVQPGAAADVTLVDLSEGRFELTDAMGETVVATRRLLPIEVIRNGVRVKTRPAHPD; this comes from the coding sequence GTGCTGATCCGGGGTGGCACCCTCGTCGACCCGAGCCAGAGCCTCCACGCGCGGCGCGACGTGCGTCTGGTCGGCGGCCGCGTGGCGGAGGTCGGGGAGGCCCTCGGCCCCCAGCCGGGCGAGGAGGTGGTAGAGGCCCGGGGCCAGCTCGTCCTGCCGGGCCTGATCGACCTTCACGTTCACGTTTTTCCGGGCGGCTCCCACTATGGCATCGACCCCGATCCGCACTGCCTCGCCTCCGGGACGACGACGGTGGTGGACGCCGGCTCGGCCGGGGCTCACACCTTTCCGGCGTTCCGCCGCTACGTGATCGAGGTCGCGCACACCCGGATCGTGCCGTTCCTCAACGTGTCGGTCTCCGGGATGCTCTCGCCCGACGTCGGCGAGCTGGAGGACGTCCGGCTTCTCGACAAGACGGCCGCGCTCCGGACCATCGGCGCCCACCGGGACCTGATCCAGGGCGTCAAGGTGCGTCTCTCGCGGGAGCTGGTGGGGGCGAACGCCCGGATCGGGCTCAAGACTGCCCTGGAGGTGTCGGAAGCCGCCGAGCTCCCGCTGATGGTCCATGTCGGCGACACGCCGCTCCCGCTCACCGACATTCTCGACGAGCTGCGCCCGGGCGACGTCCTGACCCACTGCTTCCACGGCCGGGAGGAGGGCATCCTCGGCGCCAAGGGGCAGGTGCTGGCCGAGGCTCGCGTCGCGGCCGGACGCGGGGTGAACTTCGACGTCGGCCACGGCCGGGGGTCGTTCGCCTTCGCGGTGGCTCGCCGCGCCCTGGCCCAGGGCTTCCGGCCGGGCACCATCTCCAGCGACCTTCACGTCTACAACGTCGACGGCCCCGTGTTCGACCTCGCCACGACCATGTCGAAGTTTCTCCACCTCGGCCTCGCGCTCGACGAGGTCGTCGAGATGACGACGGCCGCCCCGGCCCAGGTGCTGGGGAAGGCGGCGGCGCTGGGGACCGTCCAACCCGGCGCCGCGGCCGACGTCACGCTGGTCGACCTCTCCGAGGGGCGCTTCGAGCTCACGGATGCGATGGGTGAGACCGTGGTCGCCACCCGGCGCCTGCTTCCGATCGAGGTCATCCGAAACGGCGTCCGGGTCAAGACGCGGCCGGCTCACCCGGACTAG
- a CDS encoding LLM class flavin-dependent oxidoreductase has product MIRRFSVLYVGQIELDHVGKDGTPADARRYPNERLVEAYRTVVEVAQLMDDLGYYCLWTAEHHFQREGYEVFPNLIQLGTYLAAVTRRLKLGCAFNILPMWHPIRLAEDYAVADILTDGRVIMGIGRGYHSREVESFGAPVLDQDANRELFEEQFDIMLKAWNEEAFGHQGKHYTIPPPVRYRGYELTEVTLVPRPIHRPVEIWQPIASGKSIEFMARHRIKGMVTLNGEKVTDQVFRAYREACARYGRRLELGEDLCLGLGFYMAASRQEAIRRVEPAHDERYKWFAPFGFVRYADPEGRPWGTPGAPARVPTIEEGVEQKAWMVGSPADCIALVREYEAKYPGLEQLMLHWPEGVPPAEFKEQLRWFARDVMPAFSPGR; this is encoded by the coding sequence ATGATCCGGCGGTTCTCGGTCCTCTACGTCGGCCAGATCGAGCTCGACCACGTCGGCAAGGACGGGACGCCGGCCGACGCCCGCCGTTATCCGAACGAGCGGCTGGTGGAGGCCTACCGGACGGTCGTCGAGGTGGCCCAGCTCATGGACGACCTCGGCTACTACTGCCTGTGGACGGCGGAGCATCACTTCCAGCGTGAGGGCTACGAGGTCTTCCCCAACCTGATCCAGCTGGGCACCTACCTCGCGGCCGTCACGCGACGGCTCAAGCTGGGCTGCGCCTTCAACATCCTGCCCATGTGGCATCCGATCCGGCTGGCTGAAGACTACGCCGTGGCCGACATCCTCACCGATGGGCGCGTCATCATGGGCATCGGCCGGGGGTATCACTCCCGCGAGGTCGAGTCCTTCGGGGCGCCGGTCCTGGACCAAGACGCGAACCGCGAATTGTTCGAGGAGCAGTTCGACATCATGCTGAAGGCCTGGAACGAGGAGGCCTTCGGCCACCAGGGCAAGCACTACACGATCCCGCCGCCCGTCCGGTACCGCGGCTACGAGCTGACCGAGGTGACGCTGGTTCCGCGTCCGATCCACCGGCCGGTGGAGATCTGGCAGCCGATCGCCAGCGGCAAGAGCATCGAGTTCATGGCCCGCCACAGGATCAAGGGGATGGTGACGCTGAACGGCGAGAAGGTGACCGACCAGGTCTTCCGGGCCTACCGCGAAGCCTGCGCCCGGTACGGCCGCCGGCTCGAGCTGGGGGAAGACCTCTGCCTCGGGCTCGGCTTCTACATGGCCGCGTCCCGCCAGGAGGCCATTCGCCGGGTCGAGCCCGCGCATGACGAGCGCTACAAGTGGTTCGCGCCCTTCGGGTTCGTGCGCTACGCCGACCCCGAGGGACGGCCCTGGGGGACGCCGGGGGCGCCGGCCCGGGTGCCGACGATCGAGGAGGGCGTCGAGCAGAAGGCCTGGATGGTGGGCTCGCCCGCCGACTGCATCGCCCTCGTCCGCGAGTACGAGGCGAAGTACCCCGGGCTCGAGCAGCTCATGCTCCACTGGCCGGAAGGCGTGCCGCCGGCCGAGTTCAAGGAGCAGCTCCGGTGGTTCGCCCGCGACGTCATGCCCGCCTTCTCGCCGGGCCGATGA
- a CDS encoding inositol monophosphatase family protein, translating to MAEGLVDLGLSAGVKPWDLAPAKILLEEAGGRLTDLAGAPTIASGAVLASNGRLHEPALRLFHAR from the coding sequence GTGGCCGAGGGCCTGGTCGATCTCGGTTTGTCGGCGGGGGTGAAACCGTGGGACCTGGCCCCGGCCAAGATCCTCCTGGAAGAGGCCGGCGGGCGCTTGACCGACCTGGCCGGGGCGCCGACAATCGCCTCGGGCGCCGTGCTGGCGAGCAACGGACGGCTGCACGAGCCGGCCCTGCGACTCTTCCACGCGAGGTAA
- a CDS encoding glycosyltransferase produces MVIPVYNSAAMLPELVARLAPVLHSCAGRFEIVFVNDASRDGSWDVLVELRRRHGWIRPIDLMRNSGQHNALLCGIRAARYDLIVTLDDDLQNPPEEIPKLLDALEDHIDVVYGAPCQEVHGRWRDLASQATKIALQRVLGAETARMVGPFRVFRTDLRRAFDDYEGALVNIDVLLTWGTTRFKAIRVGHHERRTGQSNYTFWKLLTHSLNMLTGFSTAPLQWASMLGFAVTLFGMLLFAFVLGRYVLQGASVPGFAFLASVIIIFSGAQLLTLGIIGEYLARIHFRLMDRPSYTVKSGDAAAVARRVEGHPSATSRYSIEEIRRFWGEQAVTHRQSPDASWSDRMAIELEIQQLLEHIQDGDRVLDIGCANGYSTLRLASRRAIEILGLDYIPEMVEQARARLEAERHSLTGRVVFDVGDITALDRPAGAFDKVIVIRVLISLRTWDNQVKGLTEALRMLKPGGTLLLSEATRQGWERLNGFRREWGLPDIPMPSFNEYLDLDRVIEAARPHADLVDVVHFASTYYVMTRVLKPLLIEALGRPIDVADPGMEWNRFAAQLPPGGDYGVQQLMIFRKR; encoded by the coding sequence GTGGTGATTCCCGTTTACAACAGTGCAGCGATGCTGCCGGAGCTCGTCGCGCGCCTCGCGCCGGTGCTTCATTCGTGCGCCGGCCGGTTCGAGATCGTGTTCGTCAACGACGCGAGCCGCGACGGGAGCTGGGACGTGCTCGTCGAGCTGCGTCGCCGTCACGGCTGGATTCGCCCGATCGACTTGATGCGCAACTCCGGGCAGCACAACGCGCTGCTCTGCGGCATCCGGGCCGCGCGGTACGACCTCATCGTCACGCTCGACGACGACCTCCAGAATCCGCCGGAAGAAATCCCGAAGCTGCTGGACGCACTGGAAGATCACATCGATGTCGTCTATGGCGCGCCGTGCCAGGAGGTGCACGGGCGCTGGCGCGATCTGGCGTCACAGGCCACCAAGATCGCCTTGCAGAGGGTTCTGGGGGCGGAGACGGCTCGGATGGTCGGCCCCTTCCGCGTGTTCCGAACCGATCTTCGCCGGGCGTTCGACGACTACGAGGGTGCCTTGGTCAACATCGACGTCTTGCTCACCTGGGGCACCACGCGCTTCAAGGCCATTCGCGTCGGCCATCACGAACGGCGCACGGGCCAATCGAACTACACGTTCTGGAAGCTGCTGACCCATTCGCTCAACATGCTGACGGGGTTCAGCACGGCGCCCTTGCAGTGGGCGAGCATGCTCGGGTTCGCCGTGACGCTGTTCGGCATGCTGCTGTTCGCGTTCGTGCTGGGCCGATACGTCCTGCAGGGCGCGAGCGTGCCCGGCTTTGCGTTCCTGGCGTCCGTCATCATCATCTTCTCGGGCGCTCAACTCCTGACGCTCGGCATCATCGGCGAGTATCTAGCCCGCATTCATTTCCGGCTGATGGATCGGCCGTCCTACACCGTGAAGTCCGGCGATGCCGCTGCGGTCGCGCGAAGAGTCGAGGGTCACCCGTCCGCGACGTCCCGATATTCCATCGAAGAAATCCGCAGGTTCTGGGGCGAGCAGGCGGTGACCCATCGGCAGTCGCCGGATGCGTCGTGGAGCGATCGCATGGCGATCGAGCTCGAGATCCAGCAGCTGCTCGAGCACATCCAGGACGGCGATCGCGTGCTCGACATCGGGTGCGCGAACGGGTACTCGACGCTGCGGCTCGCGTCCCGGCGGGCCATCGAGATTCTGGGGCTCGACTACATCCCGGAGATGGTAGAGCAGGCGCGCGCTCGTCTCGAGGCCGAACGCCACTCGCTCACGGGACGCGTGGTGTTCGACGTCGGCGACATCACGGCGCTCGACCGGCCGGCGGGCGCGTTCGACAAGGTCATCGTCATTCGCGTCCTCATCAGTCTGAGAACGTGGGACAACCAGGTGAAGGGCCTGACCGAAGCGCTCCGCATGCTGAAGCCCGGCGGCACGCTGCTGTTGTCCGAAGCGACACGGCAAGGCTGGGAGCGGCTGAACGGTTTCCGCCGCGAATGGGGATTGCCGGACATCCCGATGCCGTCGTTCAACGAATACCTCGATCTGGATCGCGTCATCGAGGCCGCTCGCCCGCACGCGGATCTCGTCGATGTGGTGCACTTCGCGAGCACCTATTACGTCATGACCCGGGTTCTGAAGCCGCTGCTCATCGAAGCGCTCGGGCGGCCGATCGACGTCGCCGATCCGGGCATGGAATGGAATCGCTTTGCCGCGCAGCTGCCGCCGGGCGGCGACTATGGCGTTCAGCAGCTCATGATCTTTCGCAAGCGCTGA
- a CDS encoding aminodeoxychorismate/anthranilate synthase component II has protein sequence MLLVIDNYDSFTYNLVQYLGELGATPVVRRNDRIALDEVERLAPAAIVISPGPGAPAQAGVSNALIRAFAGRCSILGVCLGHQCIGEVFGGVVSRAPAPIHGKTSRVYHDGRGVFTGLPNPFEATRYHSLIVRREGLPDVLEVSAWTEDGLVMGLRHRAAAVEGVQFHPESVLTAVGLDLLRNFLEGCEQPGATSGAWGRTAAPRWFG, from the coding sequence ATGTTGCTGGTCATCGACAACTATGACTCGTTCACCTACAACCTCGTGCAGTACCTCGGCGAGCTGGGCGCGACGCCGGTCGTCCGCCGGAACGATCGGATCGCCCTGGACGAGGTCGAGCGGCTCGCGCCGGCCGCGATCGTCATCTCACCGGGCCCCGGCGCGCCGGCTCAGGCCGGCGTCTCGAACGCCCTCATCCGCGCCTTCGCCGGACGGTGTTCCATCCTCGGGGTCTGCCTCGGCCACCAGTGCATCGGCGAGGTCTTCGGGGGCGTGGTGAGCCGGGCCCCCGCGCCGATCCACGGCAAGACCTCCCGCGTCTACCACGATGGGCGCGGCGTCTTCACGGGCCTTCCGAACCCCTTCGAGGCGACGCGGTACCATTCGCTGATCGTCCGCCGGGAGGGGCTGCCGGACGTGCTCGAAGTCTCGGCGTGGACGGAGGACGGGCTCGTCATGGGCCTCCGTCACCGAGCGGCGGCCGTGGAGGGCGTCCAGTTCCACCCGGAGTCGGTCCTCACGGCGGTGGGCCTGGACCTGTTGCGCAACTTCTTGGAAGGCTGTGAGCAGCCCGGCGCGACCTCGGGGGCGTGGGGTCGGACGGCGGCGCCCCGCTGGTTCGGCTGA
- the trpE gene encoding anthranilate synthase component I, with the protein MRGVVLEPSHSEFLSVRGEANVVPVSCELLADLETPISAYLKLRDLPSSFLLESVEGNAQVARFSVLGGAPRLVLECDGEQVRVTGGDGTVTEPGQPLAVVREYLARYRAEPRPDLPPFVGGFLGYLGYDAVRLWERLPGRPADDLGLPVFRLALMDSVVVFDHLRHTLRVVANAFLDDGAEAAYRDAEARVAAMLARLRAPRPAWHPPSAPPLTTRANLTPEAYCAGVERAQELIRAGDIYQVILSQRFATPVPGLDPLAIYRALRVLNPSPYMFLLDFGAGTLVGSSPERLVRLENGRVDMRPLAGTRPRGRTPAEDGALAEALRADTKERAEHVMLVDLTRNDVGRVARYGSVRVTELMAIERYSHVMHLVSHVEGALEPGRGAWDVLQAVFPHGTVSGAPKVRAMEIIDELEPVARGPYAGAVGYVGFDGALNTAITIRTVLVHGQTAYVQAGAGVVADSVPEREHQECVAKARGLLKAIEHAGEEHVAGHRQL; encoded by the coding sequence ATGCGCGGGGTGGTGCTGGAGCCGAGCCACAGCGAGTTCCTCAGCGTCCGCGGGGAGGCTAATGTCGTGCCCGTCTCCTGCGAGCTCCTGGCGGATCTGGAGACCCCGATCTCCGCCTATTTGAAGCTCCGGGATCTGCCGTCGAGCTTCCTCCTCGAAAGCGTCGAGGGCAATGCCCAGGTGGCCCGCTTCTCGGTGCTGGGCGGCGCGCCCCGGCTGGTCCTCGAGTGCGACGGCGAGCAGGTCCGGGTGACCGGCGGCGACGGCACCGTCACCGAGCCGGGCCAGCCCCTGGCGGTGGTCCGGGAGTACCTCGCGCGATACCGGGCCGAGCCCCGGCCCGACCTCCCGCCCTTCGTCGGCGGCTTCCTCGGCTACCTCGGCTACGACGCGGTGCGGCTCTGGGAGCGCCTGCCCGGGCGTCCGGCCGACGACCTCGGCCTTCCCGTCTTCCGGCTCGCCTTGATGGACAGCGTGGTCGTCTTCGATCACCTCCGTCACACGCTCCGGGTCGTCGCCAACGCGTTCCTGGACGACGGGGCCGAGGCCGCCTACCGCGACGCCGAGGCGCGCGTGGCGGCCATGCTGGCCCGACTCCGAGCGCCCCGGCCGGCCTGGCACCCACCGAGCGCCCCGCCGCTTACGACACGGGCCAACCTGACTCCCGAGGCCTACTGCGCCGGCGTCGAGCGCGCCCAGGAGCTGATCCGGGCCGGCGACATCTATCAGGTCATCCTCTCGCAGCGCTTCGCCACCCCGGTCCCGGGCCTCGATCCGCTCGCCATCTACCGCGCCCTCCGGGTTCTGAATCCCTCGCCGTACATGTTCCTCCTCGACTTCGGGGCCGGGACACTGGTGGGATCGTCACCGGAGCGACTGGTGCGCCTCGAGAACGGCCGGGTCGACATGCGGCCGCTGGCCGGGACGCGCCCGCGCGGCCGGACGCCGGCCGAGGACGGGGCGCTCGCCGAGGCGCTGCGGGCCGACACCAAGGAGCGCGCCGAGCACGTCATGCTCGTCGACCTCACCCGGAACGACGTCGGGCGCGTGGCGCGCTACGGGAGCGTCCGCGTGACGGAGCTGATGGCGATCGAGCGGTACTCGCACGTGATGCACCTGGTGTCCCACGTCGAAGGGGCGCTCGAGCCGGGCCGTGGCGCCTGGGACGTCCTCCAGGCCGTCTTCCCCCACGGGACGGTCAGCGGGGCGCCCAAGGTTCGGGCGATGGAGATCATCGACGAGCTGGAGCCGGTGGCGCGGGGCCCCTACGCCGGGGCCGTCGGGTACGTGGGGTTCGACGGCGCGCTGAACACCGCGATCACCATCCGGACGGTCCTGGTGCACGGTCAGACCGCCTATGTCCAGGCCGGCGCGGGTGTCGTCGCCGACTCGGTCCCCGAGCGCGAGCACCAGGAGTGCGTGGCCAAGGCCCGGGGTCTGCTCAAGGCCATCGAACACGCGGGAGAGGAGCATGTTGCTGGTCATCGACAACTATGA